A region from the Rubrivirga sp. SAORIC476 genome encodes:
- the dnaE gene encoding DNA polymerase III subunit alpha — protein MPEFCHLHCHTQYSLLDGAARIDKLIGRAQELGHPAVAITDHGNLYGVPEFYTKAQRAGIQPIIGCEFYVTASGMDDKTDRVRYHQVLLAKNHEGYKNLVKLSSLSYTDGYYYKPRIDRDTLRKYSAGLVATTCCLQGEVLQAILKKGEDEARAIFEEYLDIFGEDYYIEVQDHAIPEQRQCNAVLMRWAEEYGVKVIATNDVHYVHQQDAEAQDVLLCLQTGKDLHDPNRMRFENDQFYLKTADEMRLAFGSSVRDGVFTNEAAVDAALDATREIADKCKLEIPMGQLLMPHFPIPDAFNNDTGAFLRHLTYEGAKKRWPEITEIIRERLDLELGVIGSMGFDGYFLIVQDFTTAARDLGVSVGPGRGSAAGSAVAYCLGITNIDPLQYDLLFERFLNPERVSMPDIDIDFDDRGRGKVIDYVVEKYGRESVCQIVTFGTMGSKSVIRDVSRVLGVPLPEADRIAKMIPDGVKVSLESAKGEVPEFAKLYSDPDPTIRKLMHYATVLEGSARHTGVHAAGVIIAPGDVSQYVPVSIQRGKGGAGDSMVTQYDGKYIEDFGLLKMDFLGLKTLTILDDALSLIRENQGVEIDLETVPLDDPDTYRLFQKGDTVAIFQFESSGMREWMRKLKPTTLDDLIAMNALYRPGPMDLIPTYIARKHGLEPVEYPHPMLEGILAPTYGIPVYQEQVMQMAQVMGGYTLGGADLLRRAMGKKKQSEMDKQRVTFVEGAAEKGVPEKKANEVFDMMAKFAGYGFNKSHSAAYSVVAYHTAYLKAHYPAEFMAAVLTTEMASSDKLAIALEATRVAGIDILPPCVNRSQAYFTVEHGRIRFGLAAIKGVGQGAIEALVEARDAMGGAFDDLFSLCKDLDLRTVGKKTLEGLASAGAMDTFEGHRRQFVDAIDLAWSYAQKHQADKAAGQFSMFGAAEDTGSSFVPALPHCEPWTKGETLRYERDLMGFYVSGHPLDDFAAEVDTFGTVQLGRADGVMHESDQTAIGIVTEITRRTTKSGRPIAFVTLEDTTGAAEVVLFAQTLERCGHMIMLDEVMMVKGKAETSSGTIKLVAKDILPMWRVREQLVKAITLKIDVDTTTEADVTALKALCDAHPGACKIYFELESAAMPRPVRLHARTAVVDLTPELMKGLRRQLGTEAMILESEA, from the coding sequence ATGCCCGAGTTCTGCCACCTCCATTGCCACACGCAGTACTCGTTGCTCGACGGGGCCGCGCGCATCGACAAGCTGATCGGGCGGGCGCAGGAGCTGGGCCACCCGGCCGTCGCGATCACGGACCACGGGAATCTGTACGGCGTCCCCGAGTTCTACACCAAGGCCCAGCGGGCGGGCATCCAGCCCATCATCGGGTGCGAGTTCTACGTCACGGCGTCCGGCATGGACGACAAGACCGACCGCGTCCGCTACCATCAGGTGCTGCTGGCCAAGAACCACGAGGGCTACAAGAACCTCGTCAAGCTCTCCTCGCTGAGCTACACCGACGGGTACTACTACAAGCCGCGCATCGACCGGGACACGCTGCGCAAGTATTCCGCCGGGCTCGTCGCCACGACGTGCTGCCTCCAGGGCGAGGTGCTCCAGGCGATCCTGAAGAAGGGCGAGGACGAGGCGCGGGCCATCTTCGAGGAGTACCTCGACATCTTCGGGGAGGACTACTACATCGAGGTCCAGGACCACGCCATCCCCGAGCAGCGGCAGTGCAACGCCGTCCTGATGCGCTGGGCCGAGGAGTACGGCGTCAAGGTGATCGCGACCAACGACGTCCACTACGTCCACCAGCAGGACGCCGAGGCGCAGGACGTGCTGCTGTGCCTCCAGACCGGCAAGGACCTCCACGACCCGAACCGGATGCGGTTCGAGAACGACCAGTTCTACCTCAAGACCGCCGACGAGATGCGGCTCGCCTTCGGGTCGAGCGTCCGCGACGGCGTGTTCACCAACGAGGCGGCGGTCGACGCCGCGCTCGACGCCACGCGCGAGATCGCGGACAAGTGCAAGCTGGAGATCCCGATGGGCCAGCTCCTGATGCCGCACTTCCCCATCCCGGACGCGTTCAACAACGACACCGGCGCGTTCCTCCGGCACCTGACCTACGAGGGGGCCAAGAAGCGCTGGCCCGAGATCACCGAGATCATCCGCGAGCGCCTGGACCTGGAGCTAGGCGTGATCGGGTCGATGGGCTTCGACGGCTACTTCCTGATCGTGCAGGACTTCACGACGGCGGCCCGCGACCTCGGCGTGTCCGTGGGCCCGGGGCGTGGCTCGGCGGCGGGGTCGGCGGTGGCCTACTGCCTCGGGATCACCAACATCGACCCGCTCCAGTACGACCTGCTGTTCGAGCGCTTCCTCAACCCGGAGCGCGTGTCGATGCCCGACATCGACATCGACTTCGATGACCGCGGGCGCGGCAAGGTGATCGACTACGTGGTCGAGAAGTACGGGCGCGAGTCGGTCTGCCAGATCGTGACCTTCGGGACGATGGGCTCGAAGTCGGTCATCCGCGACGTGTCGCGCGTCCTCGGCGTGCCGCTGCCCGAGGCGGACCGCATCGCGAAGATGATCCCGGACGGCGTCAAGGTGTCGCTGGAGAGCGCCAAGGGCGAGGTGCCGGAGTTCGCCAAGCTCTACAGCGACCCGGACCCCACCATCCGCAAGCTGATGCACTACGCGACCGTGCTGGAGGGCTCGGCGCGGCACACGGGCGTCCACGCGGCCGGCGTCATCATCGCGCCCGGCGACGTGAGCCAGTACGTGCCCGTCTCCATCCAGCGCGGCAAGGGCGGCGCGGGCGACTCGATGGTCACCCAGTACGACGGCAAGTACATCGAGGACTTCGGCCTCCTCAAGATGGACTTCCTGGGCCTGAAGACGCTCACGATCCTCGACGACGCCCTCTCGCTCATCCGGGAGAACCAGGGGGTGGAGATCGACCTCGAGACGGTCCCGCTGGACGACCCGGACACGTACCGCCTCTTCCAGAAGGGCGACACGGTCGCCATCTTCCAGTTCGAGTCGTCCGGCATGCGCGAGTGGATGCGCAAGCTCAAGCCGACCACCCTGGACGACCTGATCGCGATGAACGCGCTCTACCGGCCGGGGCCGATGGACCTCATCCCGACCTACATCGCGCGCAAGCACGGCCTGGAGCCGGTCGAGTACCCGCACCCGATGCTGGAGGGCATCCTGGCGCCTACGTATGGCATCCCGGTCTACCAGGAGCAGGTCATGCAGATGGCGCAGGTCATGGGCGGCTACACGCTCGGCGGGGCCGACCTGCTGCGGCGCGCGATGGGCAAGAAGAAGCAGTCCGAGATGGACAAGCAGCGCGTCACCTTCGTGGAGGGCGCGGCCGAGAAGGGCGTCCCGGAGAAGAAGGCCAACGAGGTCTTCGACATGATGGCCAAGTTCGCGGGCTACGGCTTCAACAAGAGCCACTCGGCGGCCTACTCGGTCGTGGCCTACCACACGGCGTACCTCAAGGCCCACTACCCCGCCGAGTTCATGGCGGCCGTCCTGACGACGGAAATGGCGTCCTCGGACAAGCTGGCGATCGCCCTGGAAGCGACGCGCGTGGCGGGCATCGACATCCTGCCGCCGTGCGTCAACCGGAGCCAGGCGTACTTCACCGTCGAGCACGGGCGCATCCGGTTCGGACTCGCTGCCATCAAGGGCGTCGGCCAGGGCGCCATCGAGGCGCTCGTCGAGGCGCGCGACGCGATGGGCGGGGCGTTCGACGACCTGTTCTCGCTCTGCAAGGACCTCGACCTGCGGACGGTCGGCAAGAAGACGCTCGAAGGGCTCGCCTCGGCAGGGGCGATGGACACCTTCGAGGGCCACCGCCGCCAGTTCGTGGACGCCATCGACCTCGCGTGGAGCTACGCCCAGAAGCACCAGGCCGACAAGGCGGCGGGCCAGTTCTCCATGTTCGGTGCCGCCGAGGACACCGGCTCGTCGTTCGTGCCCGCCCTCCCCCACTGCGAGCCGTGGACCAAGGGCGAGACGCTCCGCTACGAGCGCGACCTGATGGGCTTCTACGTGTCCGGCCATCCCCTCGACGACTTCGCGGCCGAGGTGGACACGTTCGGCACCGTCCAGCTCGGCCGCGCCGACGGCGTCATGCACGAGTCCGACCAGACGGCCATCGGCATCGTGACCGAGATCACGCGGCGGACCACCAAGTCGGGCCGACCTATCGCGTTCGTGACGCTGGAGGACACGACGGGCGCCGCCGAGGTGGTGCTCTTCGCGCAGACGCTCGAACGCTGCGGCCACATGATCATGCTCGACGAGGTGATGATGGTCAAGGGCAAGGCCGAGACCTCCAGCGGCACCATCAAGCTGGTCGCCAAGGACATCCTGCCCATGTGGCGCGTCCGCGAGCAGCTCGTCAAGGCGATCACGCTCAAGATCGACGTCGACACGACGACCGAGGCGGACGTGACGGCGCTCAAGGCGCTCTGCGACGCGCACCCGGGGGCGTGCAAGATCTACTTCGAGCTGGAGTCGGCGGCGATGCCGCGGCCGGTGCGCCTGCACGCGCGGACGGCGGTGGTGGACCTGACGCCGGAGTTGATGAAGGGGCTGCGGCGGCAGTTGGGGACGGAGGCGATGATACTCGAGTCCGAGGCATAG
- a CDS encoding TerB family tellurite resistance protein, giving the protein MSSLPTLDLSPLSEKDQLSFFGALFAMSAADLDMDESEDDRIFESLNLGSLSVEARKQIFQLAIQPPPLERCLLQFRDADHELRRALMLNLIDVVLADGLIEPAEHVGLHEAREVLGLDRDDMARLHDIAFEAQGTEVTRPIRPDPLPAD; this is encoded by the coding sequence ATGTCTTCGCTTCCGACCCTCGACCTCTCCCCGCTCTCTGAGAAGGACCAGCTTTCCTTCTTCGGCGCCCTCTTCGCGATGTCCGCCGCGGACCTCGACATGGACGAGAGCGAGGACGACCGCATCTTCGAGTCCCTCAACCTCGGCAGCCTCTCCGTCGAGGCCCGGAAGCAGATCTTCCAGCTCGCCATCCAGCCGCCGCCGCTGGAGCGCTGCCTGCTCCAGTTCCGCGACGCCGACCACGAGCTGCGCCGCGCGCTGATGCTCAACCTGATCGACGTCGTCCTCGCCGACGGCCTGATCGAGCCTGCTGAGCACGTCGGCCTCCACGAGGCTCGCGAGGTGCTCGGACTCGACCGCGACGACATGGCCCGGCTCCACGACATCGCCTTCGAGGCGCAGGGCACCGAAGTAACGCGCCCCATCCGTCCCGACCCGCTCCCGGCCGACTGA
- a CDS encoding DUF2911 domain-containing protein, translating to MRLALLSFALLGLALPASAQQLTTPRVSPHARVSQTVGMTELSVDYHRPAVNGRRVWGDLVPYGEVWRAGANENTVFDTSTDIEVEGQPLPAGRYGLHMIPTDGDWTVIFSTMSVAWGSYTYDPAEDALRVTVTPREGPMTERLAYRFDDPTDADAFLVLSWDELEVPIELHVSTPRVVLEKMEAELRGVDGFYWESWDQIARYAFDHHERVEEALGWADRSIAIRPTFANHMTKARLYYALDDPQAAAAVETEAYQLATEEEVRAYARARRRAGQTAEADAILERIDEIP from the coding sequence ATGCGCCTCGCCCTCCTCTCCTTCGCCCTGCTGGGCCTCGCGCTGCCCGCCTCGGCGCAGCAGCTCACGACGCCGCGCGTCAGCCCGCACGCTCGCGTGAGCCAGACGGTCGGCATGACCGAGCTGTCGGTCGACTACCACCGGCCCGCCGTCAACGGGCGCCGCGTCTGGGGCGACCTCGTGCCCTACGGCGAAGTGTGGCGCGCGGGCGCCAACGAGAACACGGTGTTCGACACCTCCACGGACATCGAGGTGGAAGGCCAGCCGCTGCCCGCGGGGCGCTATGGCCTCCACATGATCCCCACCGACGGCGACTGGACGGTCATCTTCTCGACGATGTCGGTCGCCTGGGGATCCTACACCTACGACCCGGCCGAGGACGCGCTGCGCGTGACCGTGACCCCGCGCGAGGGGCCGATGACCGAGCGCCTCGCCTACCGGTTCGACGACCCCACCGATGCGGACGCGTTCCTCGTCCTGTCCTGGGACGAGTTGGAGGTGCCCATCGAGCTCCACGTCTCCACCCCGCGGGTGGTCCTGGAGAAGATGGAGGCCGAGCTTCGGGGCGTCGACGGGTTCTACTGGGAGAGCTGGGACCAGATCGCGCGCTACGCCTTCGATCACCACGAGCGCGTCGAGGAGGCGCTGGGCTGGGCGGACCGCTCCATCGCCATCCGGCCGACGTTCGCCAACCACATGACCAAGGCCCGGCTCTACTACGCCCTCGACGATCCGCAGGCGGCTGCGGCGGTGGAGACCGAGGCCTACCAGCTCGCCACGGAGGAAGAAGTGCGCGCGTACGCCCGCGCCCGACGCCGAGCCGGACAGACCGCGGAGGCGGACGCTATCCTGGAGCGGATCGACGAGATTCCGTAG
- a CDS encoding metallophosphoesterase has product MPTTLAVFSDVHANLPALKAVLRDIDARIGRGEADAVYCLGDLVGYATWPNEVVAAVRERGIPTIAGNYDEGVGLGSDDCGCAYVTDEDKARGTESIAYTNATVTDATRRYLRGLPRHLRVMLAAPRERKAEPIEVLLVHGSPRRINEYLFEDRPDDLILKRMTEAGADVLLFGHTHKPYHKALATETEAGETVYRHAVNTGSVGKPKDGDPRACYVLLTIDPERPKADPGYCSVEHVRVAYDVEEAARAVEASPLPDAFAQMLRDA; this is encoded by the coding sequence ATGCCCACGACCCTCGCCGTTTTCTCCGACGTCCACGCCAACCTCCCCGCCCTCAAGGCTGTCCTCCGCGACATCGACGCCCGCATCGGCCGCGGCGAGGCCGACGCCGTCTACTGCCTCGGCGATCTCGTCGGCTACGCGACGTGGCCCAACGAGGTCGTGGCCGCCGTTCGGGAGCGAGGCATCCCCACCATCGCTGGGAACTACGACGAGGGCGTCGGGCTGGGCTCCGACGACTGTGGATGCGCCTACGTAACCGACGAGGACAAGGCCCGTGGGACCGAGTCCATCGCCTACACCAACGCCACCGTCACCGACGCGACCCGGCGCTACCTCCGGGGGCTCCCGCGCCACCTCCGTGTCATGCTGGCGGCCCCCCGAGAGCGGAAGGCCGAGCCCATCGAGGTCCTCCTGGTCCACGGCAGCCCCCGGCGGATCAACGAGTACCTGTTCGAGGACCGGCCCGACGACCTGATCCTGAAGCGGATGACCGAGGCCGGGGCGGACGTTCTGCTCTTCGGCCACACCCACAAGCCCTACCACAAGGCGCTCGCGACGGAGACCGAGGCGGGCGAGACGGTCTACCGCCACGCGGTCAACACAGGGTCCGTCGGCAAGCCGAAGGACGGCGACCCGCGTGCGTGCTACGTCCTGCTCACGATCGACCCCGAGCGGCCGAAGGCCGACCCCGGCTACTGCTCCGTCGAGCACGTCCGGGTCGCGTACGATGTCGAAGAGGCCGCGCGGGCCGTGGAGGCGAGCCCGCTCCCCGACGCCTTCGCCCAGATGCTCCGCGACGCCTAG
- a CDS encoding T9SS type A sorting domain-containing protein, translated as MRAAAPTSFRRLSLLLAAAFALAVAPDAAAQSELIVEPGPPGVLNDAIENDTARPADRVYVLRQGAYYGVTREINNQGYTLRIKAEGTEGTRPVIYPAPDNTGTPPGSRYSNLGGDVYFSGLYFLAVDPSQGEVATTFALNAPGMRFVVDNSVFQGGRSRLIEVNVDDTKLLISNSQFRNLVRNDGTSNGRPIDYRTVRADSLVVTNTSFLNISGYLVRYDGSEMNTVVFDHVTVYGTNREMWTNAFGTQAINYRFTNNLVVNPYGDGQPPVEDGVLPQGVVALDSLDAGIDNGFTEADRTIRIENNGYMITADLQAYYDARTAAGDPIQPRALLDNGLLEYVAANAGVVVGNNETYDIGFTTPPDLTDYIAWLSAFRDGAADPGTWAFGEEDGNYFPADQPPPEDLSYASTEAAYTAAQGGFPLGSLTYFPALLEQWEAGGGLSVANETVPGADGFALDGTFPNPSAGRLAVQLSLDAAAVVTLDVFDTLGRRVLTVPAQTVAAGDRQSVAVDASSLPSGVYLVRATAEAGGLVRARTSRFTVAR; from the coding sequence ATGCGTGCTGCTGCCCCCACCTCTTTCCGCAGGCTGAGCCTGCTCCTCGCCGCGGCGTTCGCCCTGGCCGTCGCGCCGGACGCGGCCGCACAGTCCGAGCTGATCGTCGAGCCCGGCCCGCCCGGCGTGCTCAACGACGCCATCGAGAACGACACCGCTCGCCCTGCGGACCGCGTCTACGTGCTCCGCCAGGGCGCCTACTACGGTGTCACGCGGGAGATCAACAACCAGGGCTACACGCTCCGGATCAAGGCGGAGGGGACCGAGGGCACCCGGCCGGTGATCTACCCCGCGCCGGACAACACCGGCACGCCGCCCGGCAGCCGCTACTCCAACCTCGGTGGGGACGTGTACTTCTCGGGCCTCTACTTCCTGGCCGTCGACCCGAGCCAGGGGGAGGTCGCGACGACGTTCGCGCTCAACGCGCCGGGCATGCGCTTCGTGGTGGACAACTCGGTGTTCCAGGGCGGCCGCTCGCGGCTGATCGAGGTCAACGTGGATGACACGAAGCTGCTCATCTCGAACAGCCAGTTCCGCAACCTCGTCCGCAACGATGGGACCTCCAACGGGCGCCCGATCGACTACCGGACGGTCCGCGCCGACTCGCTGGTGGTCACCAACACGTCGTTCCTGAACATCTCCGGCTACCTCGTCCGCTACGACGGGTCGGAGATGAACACGGTCGTGTTCGACCACGTGACGGTCTACGGCACGAACCGCGAGATGTGGACCAACGCGTTCGGCACGCAGGCGATCAATTACCGGTTCACGAACAACCTCGTCGTCAACCCCTACGGCGACGGCCAGCCGCCGGTCGAGGACGGCGTGCTGCCGCAGGGCGTGGTCGCGCTCGACTCGCTCGACGCGGGCATCGACAACGGCTTCACCGAGGCCGACCGGACGATCCGGATCGAGAACAACGGCTACATGATCACCGCCGACCTCCAGGCGTACTACGACGCGCGGACGGCGGCGGGCGACCCGATCCAGCCCCGCGCGCTGCTGGACAACGGCTTGCTGGAGTACGTCGCGGCCAACGCCGGCGTCGTGGTCGGCAACAACGAGACCTACGACATCGGCTTCACGACGCCCCCGGACCTGACCGACTACATCGCGTGGCTCAGCGCCTTCCGCGACGGCGCGGCGGACCCGGGCACCTGGGCGTTCGGTGAGGAGGACGGCAACTACTTCCCGGCTGACCAGCCGCCGCCGGAGGACCTCTCCTACGCCTCCACGGAGGCGGCCTACACGGCCGCGCAGGGCGGCTTCCCGCTCGGTTCCCTGACCTACTTCCCGGCCCTGCTGGAGCAGTGGGAGGCCGGCGGTGGGCTGAGCGTCGCCAACGAGACCGTGCCCGGTGCGGACGGCTTCGCGCTGGATGGCACCTTCCCGAACCCGTCCGCGGGTCGGCTCGCGGTCCAGCTCTCGCTCGACGCCGCCGCCGTGGTCACGCTCGACGTGTTCGACACGCTGGGCCGTCGCGTGCTGACGGTCCCGGCCCAGACGGTCGCCGCCGGTGACCGCCAGTCGGTCGCGGTCGACGCGTCGTCGCTGCCGTCGGGCGTCTACCTCGTCCGCGCCACGGCCGAGGCGGGCGGGCTCGTCCGCGCGCGCACGAGCCGGTTCACGGTCGCGCGCTAG
- a CDS encoding sorbosone dehydrogenase family protein: MPPLPRLGLLVALLAVTGCGDTARLTVAEGSGPTPTIPEPTPTLIPTVNFANAEPWPDGRMPMPAPGLVVNAFASGFDHPRWLHVLPNGDVLVAESNAPPGTGTSGIRGMIQRALMKKAGAVTPSADRITLLRDTDGDGDGEVRFTLLEGLASPFGMALVGDRLIVANSGSLVSFPYTLGQTRITAAPDTLARFPVGPVNRHWTRSLLLAPDGRTLYVGVGSASNVAEHGIEMEEGRASVWAVDAITGETRIVASGLRNPVGLAVEPTTGALWTAVNERDELGSDIVPDYMTVVQEGGFYGWPYSYFGDTVDTRVEPQRPDLVAQALVPDYALGPHTASLGLAWVEPGLLGAEGGMAIGQHGSWNRRPPSGYKVVFVPFADGTPVGLPRDVLTGFLSENEEEAYGRPVGVEVTADGALLVADDVGNVIWRVSRR; this comes from the coding sequence ATGCCGCCCCTCCCCCGCCTTGGTCTCCTGGTCGCCCTCCTCGCCGTCACCGGCTGCGGCGACACTGCCCGCCTCACCGTGGCCGAGGGGTCCGGGCCGACCCCCACGATCCCCGAGCCCACCCCGACGCTCATCCCGACCGTCAACTTCGCCAACGCCGAGCCGTGGCCCGACGGCCGGATGCCGATGCCCGCGCCCGGCCTCGTCGTCAACGCGTTCGCGTCCGGCTTCGACCATCCCCGCTGGCTGCACGTCCTCCCCAACGGCGACGTGCTCGTGGCCGAGTCCAACGCCCCTCCGGGCACCGGCACCAGCGGCATCCGCGGCATGATCCAGCGGGCGCTGATGAAGAAGGCCGGCGCCGTCACCCCCAGCGCCGACCGCATCACCCTCTTGCGCGACACCGACGGCGACGGTGACGGCGAGGTCCGCTTCACGCTCCTGGAGGGCCTGGCGTCTCCGTTCGGCATGGCGCTCGTGGGTGACCGGTTGATCGTCGCCAACAGCGGTTCGCTCGTCAGCTTCCCGTACACGCTCGGCCAGACGCGCATCACGGCCGCGCCCGACACCCTCGCCCGCTTCCCCGTCGGCCCCGTCAACCGCCACTGGACGCGGAGCCTCCTCCTCGCCCCCGACGGGCGGACGCTCTACGTCGGCGTGGGGTCGGCCAGCAACGTCGCCGAGCACGGCATCGAGATGGAGGAGGGCCGCGCGTCGGTCTGGGCCGTCGATGCGATCACCGGCGAGACGCGGATCGTCGCCTCCGGCCTCCGCAACCCGGTCGGCCTGGCGGTCGAACCCACCACCGGCGCCCTGTGGACCGCCGTCAACGAGCGCGACGAGCTGGGCAGCGACATCGTGCCGGATTACATGACGGTGGTGCAGGAGGGCGGCTTCTACGGCTGGCCGTACAGCTACTTCGGCGACACCGTCGACACGCGCGTCGAGCCCCAGCGTCCCGACCTCGTCGCCCAGGCTCTCGTCCCCGACTACGCGCTCGGCCCGCACACCGCGTCGCTGGGCCTTGCCTGGGTCGAGCCCGGCCTCTTGGGCGCCGAGGGCGGCATGGCCATCGGCCAGCACGGCTCGTGGAATCGCCGTCCGCCGAGTGGCTACAAGGTCGTGTTCGTGCCCTTCGCCGACGGCACGCCGGTCGGCCTCCCCCGCGACGTGCTGACCGGCTTCCTCTCCGAAAACGAGGAGGAGGCCTACGGCCGTCCCGTCGGCGTGGAGGTCACCGCCGACGGCGCGCTGCTCGTGGCCGACGACGTCGGCAACGTCATCTGGCGCGTCTCGCGACGGTAG
- a CDS encoding phosphatidylserine decarboxylase family protein, with amino-acid sequence MSTTNAPDRTDPAAIALAGWTGHEGRDPIQMGFWVPNHLWATAHYLVPLRKEIARRREAGTLAPMTPAVADLKAWVTANSVYRMWVTSMIEQANAYVASLVLDPGSPWLPIFEDGDALWIESFDSLFEILNEIVTTSPGFNETVMVGTPMNGLLAVSMATEAGLALFHDATFNAQFKTVLDAWNAFLKSPASLDKLDIADPEKPGSWISQQAWDAGVWNEMVYDKTAPGYGFSSWNDFFIRQFVPGARPFQGTSEVVNIGCETTPWQYANELALTTDFWIKDVNYSLLDLFGGQTDVATPFVGGQLYQGFLSATHYHRWQCPLEGTLVRSWVEPGTYFAQRPGQAEGPGTWEGTESQPYLGHVAARAIFVFEHPQCGQVALICIGMVEVSTCVINPDFLVGPSDPPVTVSRGDALGNFEFGGSTHAMIFQPGKVQLEPWALDAVAHREDKTPTPLGSIIARPVGS; translated from the coding sequence ATGTCCACGACCAACGCCCCCGATCGCACCGACCCCGCCGCCATCGCCCTCGCCGGGTGGACCGGCCACGAAGGTCGCGACCCGATCCAGATGGGCTTCTGGGTGCCCAACCATCTCTGGGCCACCGCCCACTACCTGGTCCCCTTGCGGAAGGAGATCGCCCGGCGCCGCGAGGCCGGGACGCTCGCCCCCATGACGCCCGCCGTCGCCGACCTGAAAGCCTGGGTCACCGCGAACAGCGTGTACCGCATGTGGGTGACCTCGATGATCGAGCAGGCCAACGCGTACGTCGCCTCCCTCGTCCTCGACCCCGGCTCCCCGTGGCTCCCGATCTTCGAGGACGGCGACGCGCTCTGGATCGAGAGCTTCGACAGCCTGTTCGAGATCCTGAACGAGATCGTCACCACGTCGCCCGGCTTCAACGAGACCGTGATGGTCGGCACCCCCATGAACGGCCTGCTGGCCGTCTCGATGGCGACCGAAGCGGGGCTGGCCCTCTTCCACGACGCCACCTTCAACGCGCAGTTCAAAACCGTTCTCGACGCCTGGAACGCCTTCCTGAAGTCGCCTGCCTCGCTCGACAAGCTCGACATCGCCGACCCCGAGAAGCCCGGCTCCTGGATCTCCCAGCAGGCCTGGGATGCGGGCGTCTGGAACGAGATGGTCTACGACAAGACCGCCCCCGGCTACGGCTTCAGCAGCTGGAATGACTTCTTCATCCGCCAGTTCGTGCCGGGCGCGCGGCCCTTCCAGGGCACGAGCGAGGTGGTCAACATCGGTTGCGAGACGACGCCGTGGCAGTACGCCAACGAACTGGCGCTCACGACTGACTTCTGGATCAAGGATGTCAACTACTCGCTGCTCGACCTCTTCGGCGGCCAGACCGACGTAGCGACGCCGTTCGTCGGCGGCCAGCTGTACCAGGGCTTCCTCTCGGCGACGCACTACCACCGCTGGCAGTGCCCGCTGGAGGGCACGCTGGTTCGCTCGTGGGTGGAGCCGGGCACCTACTTCGCCCAGCGTCCGGGCCAGGCCGAGGGGCCGGGGACCTGGGAGGGCACCGAGTCCCAGCCCTATCTCGGCCACGTCGCCGCGCGGGCCATTTTCGTGTTCGAGCATCCCCAGTGCGGGCAGGTGGCCCTGATCTGCATCGGGATGGTCGAGGTCTCGACCTGCGTCATCAACCCCGACTTCCTCGTCGGCCCGAGCGACCCGCCGGTGACCGTCAGCCGAGGCGACGCGCTGGGGAACTTCGAGTTTGGCGGCTCGACGCACGCCATGATCTTCCAGCCCGGCAAGGTCCAGCTCGAACCGTGGGCGCTGGACGCGGTCGCCCACCGCGAGGACAAGACGCCGACGCCCCTGGGCAGCATCATCGCGCGACCGGTCGGCTCCTGA
- a CDS encoding fasciclin domain-containing protein: MHILRTALAALLLVPMLAACDSNDPDLDIVDTVVADAQLTVLEQAVIEANLTGALSADGPLTVFAPTDAAFTAALEALDLTAAELLASPDLAAILQVHVVSGEFEADDLDIGDTLTSLNGEVLTVVADGSGLGLDTEDEGTASNATIVTTDIEASNGVIHKIDFVLLPTDN, encoded by the coding sequence ATGCACATCCTCCGAACCGCCCTCGCGGCCCTTTTGCTCGTTCCCATGCTGGCCGCATGCGACTCCAACGACCCCGACCTCGACATCGTCGACACCGTCGTCGCCGACGCCCAGTTGACCGTTCTCGAGCAGGCCGTCATCGAGGCCAACCTGACCGGTGCGCTCAGCGCCGACGGCCCGCTGACCGTCTTCGCCCCCACCGATGCGGCCTTCACGGCAGCCCTGGAGGCCCTCGACCTCACGGCCGCCGAGCTGCTGGCCAGCCCCGACCTCGCCGCCATCCTCCAGGTCCACGTCGTCTCGGGCGAGTTCGAGGCCGACGACCTCGACATCGGCGATACGCTGACCTCCCTCAACGGTGAAGTCCTCACCGTGGTCGCCGACGGCAGCGGCCTCGGGCTCGACACCGAGGACGAGGGCACGGCGTCGAACGCCACGATCGTCACGACCGACATCGAGGCCTCGAACGGCGTCATCCACAAGATCGACTTCGTGCTGCTGCCGACCGACAACTAG